The DNA segment TGGTATCTAAGAGGACTTTAAACATTAAGAAGCTTTTTTATTTCTTCTAACGGCTTTAATTTCTCCAAAAATATCCGCTTCTGTAAGATTTGAATTTCCTGTTGATTTAGAGCCAAAATCAAAGATAGCTTGCCACTTAGATTTTTTCTCAATGTAAGTCCTTGCTGCTTCACGAATCAGTTCAGATCTGGATCTATGTTCTCTTTTTGCAATTTTATCAATTTCTTTTAAAAGTGCTTTTTCGAAAGAGATATTAACTGTCTGATTCATATATTTCCAGAATATACAAGACTTGTATATTTGTCAAATTGCTTTTTTTTAGATTTCTTACAAACGCCACACGGATGTGGCGATTCTTCCCCGCAATGTTCGCATAACGAACTAGACTAACCGACGTAGGCTGTTCCCTGAGTCCCGAAGGGGACGTTAGGGATTGGCACGACGCTTGCGCAAGCAAGAGGAGTGACAAAAGCCTATGTGTCGTAGACCGAACGAGGGCGCCAGTCCCGAAGTGAAGCGGTTAGTTGCTGTTATGCGAAGTTTTCGGGCTTATTGAATTTATTACGCCACGGACGGCGTTCTTTTTCTTCCTGTCTTTGTGGCTTTGACTTTATATTCTTTTACTAGAATGTCCGTAGGTATTCCTAGATTTTGATTAATCTTTCTAATCATTTCCAAAGTAAGTTTTCTTTTTCGATTTAAGATTTCAGTTGCGCGACTTC comes from the Leptospira bandrabouensis genome and includes:
- a CDS encoding CopG family ribbon-helix-helix protein, which gives rise to MNQTVNISFEKALLKEIDKIAKREHRSRSELIREAARTYIEKKSKWQAIFDFGSKSTGNSNLTEADIFGEIKAVRRNKKAS